A section of the Pseudanabaena mucicola str. Chao 1806 genome encodes:
- a CDS encoding ferredoxin-thioredoxin reductase variable chain, which translates to MKVGDHVRVKTQLSVFHHPEHKGKSFDITGLEGEIVRIHTEWHGRPISPNYPYEVRFTPRFVTHLSDHEIELTK; encoded by the coding sequence ATGAAGGTTGGCGATCACGTTCGTGTAAAGACACAACTCAGTGTCTTTCACCATCCTGAACACAAAGGTAAGTCCTTTGATATTACAGGACTAGAAGGAGAAATTGTGCGTATACATACAGAGTGGCATGGTCGTCCGATCAGCCCCAACTATCCCTATGAAGTCAGATTTACACCCAGATTTGTGACCCATTTAAGTGATCATGAAATAGAATTAACTAAATAA